The Hypanus sabinus isolate sHypSab1 chromosome 5, sHypSab1.hap1, whole genome shotgun sequence genome has a segment encoding these proteins:
- the LOC132394685 gene encoding nuclear factor 7, brain-like, giving the protein MNTIPASLKRNIHSRDCSAPIGQPRYRRVQQLPESERILNPEVPGVNMASKEQVESLTEEVICPICLDFFTDPVILECGHNFCRSCITRCWEREERNSCPECREEIADRTLKVNRALANLSEKARKLNLNPKEKESKLHCEKHGEDLKLFCETDKTLICLICATAREHKSHNFMPINEAAEIYKGRVKSSLDSLTKKKSDFEEMEQQQKEKISGVREQSHSLQSQITSHFAELRRVLTDKEQRALRDLKEEEERILNPMEKNLREIQENLNSIQEEISKLQERMDQQENVTLLMEEAHQKRRSCDDAQTLSVTDGALLAEKFYHPYLFDTALGKAFDGIKRVSVTLDVETAHPALEVSEDQRSVRWTGIWRNLPDTGKRFTNWICVLGSEGFTSGRHYWEAEVTGNRGWCLGVAAESVDRKGEIRASPETGFWIIGRDDNRYNKFTSPESRLPAGPIPWRVGIYLSYESGTVSFYNAETKSHLHTFTGNKFTEKLYPFFWTWDKNRWLRIYSGSAPGL; this is encoded by the exons ATGAACACGATTCCTGCTTCACTGAAAAGGAACATTCATTCCCGAGACTGCAGCGCCCCTATTGGACAGCCGCGGTACCGCAGAGTTCAGCAGCTCCCCGAAAGTGAAAGGATCCTGAACCCGGAAGTACcgggagttaacatggcttcgaaagaACAGGTCGAGAGTTTAACCGAGGAGGTAATTTGTCCtatctgcctggatttcttcaccgatccggttatactggagtgtggacacaacttctgcCGCTCCTGTATCACACggtgttgggaaagggaggagagaaactcctgcccggaatgtagagaggagaTTGCAGACCGCACCCTCAAGGTcaatcgggccttagcaaatctgtCTGAGAAAGCTCGAAAACTAAACCTGAATCCGAAAGAGAAGGAAAGTAAACTTCACTGCGAGAAACATGGGGAAGACCTGAAGCTATTTTGTGAGacggacaagacactgatctgcCTGATCTGTGCGACTGCGCGGGAACACAAGTCTCACAACTTCATGCCGATTAACGAAGCCGCTGAAATCTACAAG GGTCGAGTtaaatcttccttagactctctcactaaaAAGAAATCGGACTTCGAGGAAATGGAGCaacaacagaaagagaagatttctggagttcgg gaacagtcacacagccttcagtcccagATCACATCCCATTTTGCTGAACTGCGCCGGGTTCTCACTGATAAAGAGCAGCGTGCACTCCGAGATCtcaaggaagaagaggagaggattctgaatccAATGGAAAAAAATCTTCGAGAGATTCAAGAGAATTTAAATTCTATCCAGGAGGAAATCTCAAAGTTACAGGAACGAATGGATCAACAAGAAAATGTCACACTCCTCATG gaggaagctcatCAGAAGAGAAG GAGCTGTGATGATGCCCAGACATTGTCAGTGACAGATGGTGCCCTACTGGCTGAAAAATTCTATCACCCCTATTTGTTCGACACAGCATTGGGAAAAGCGTTTGATGGCATTAAGCGAG tctctgtcaccctggatgtggaaacggcgcaTCCGGcgctcgaggtgtctgaggatcagaggagtgtgagatggaccgggatttggaggaatctccctgacaccgggaagaggtTCACAAACTGGatttgtgtgctgggatcggagggattcacatcggggagacattactgggaggcggaggtgacggggaatcggGGCTGGTGTCTGGGtgtcgccgcagagtctgtggacAGGAAGGGAGAGATCAGAGcgagtccggagaccggattctggaTCATCGGGCGGGATGATAACAGGTACAATAAGTTCACCTCCCCCGAGTCCCGTCTccctgccggtcccatcccctgGAGGGTGGGaatttatctcagttacgagtccgggacagtttcattttacaacgcagagaccaagtcccatctccacaccttcactgggaataaattcacggagaaactttatcctttcttctgGACTTGGGATAAAAACCGGTGGCTGAGAATCTactccggttccgctccgggtctgtaa